One genomic window of Halobellus limi includes the following:
- a CDS encoding VOC family protein, producing MGIATLAHAELYCPDLEASLEHFRDTMGMYVRHEEDDAYYLAAFGDWQDYTLILRDGDTWGCKHVAWMLEDEEDFEEFEERIEAAGYDTEWIEEGAEPGQGRALKFDYPGATPEYMELVYDVDRAFDTVAPENKPRLKNQPARKPERGAGFRRIDHVNFNVSNVPECVDFFESVLGFDLREEGLDPDGNQAGAWLSVSPLVHEIAFVAPPPDANVVDKIDHVAYYMDGGYRGELERAADLLRERGIEFVGGPARHGVSQAHFNYYVEPSGNKIEIFAGGYLIFDPEWETVTWTAEDGSDSFVWWGGKAGQHARRQYDYVPTDETDWSDEGAHHIRDRYKSQDPENAD from the coding sequence ATGGGTATTGCAACTCTTGCACACGCAGAACTGTACTGTCCGGATCTCGAAGCGTCGCTGGAGCACTTCCGCGACACGATGGGGATGTACGTCCGCCACGAGGAGGACGACGCGTACTATCTGGCGGCCTTCGGCGACTGGCAGGACTACACGCTCATCCTCCGCGACGGCGACACCTGGGGCTGCAAACACGTGGCCTGGATGCTGGAAGACGAGGAGGACTTCGAGGAGTTCGAAGAGCGGATCGAGGCGGCCGGGTACGACACCGAGTGGATCGAGGAGGGCGCCGAACCCGGACAGGGGCGAGCGCTCAAGTTCGACTATCCGGGGGCCACGCCGGAGTACATGGAGTTGGTCTACGACGTCGACCGCGCGTTCGACACGGTTGCTCCGGAGAACAAGCCCCGGTTGAAGAATCAGCCCGCGCGCAAGCCCGAGCGCGGTGCCGGCTTCCGCCGCATCGATCACGTGAACTTCAACGTGAGCAACGTCCCCGAGTGCGTCGACTTCTTCGAGAGCGTCCTCGGGTTCGACCTCCGCGAGGAGGGGCTGGACCCCGACGGGAACCAGGCCGGCGCGTGGCTCAGTGTGAGCCCGCTGGTCCACGAGATCGCGTTCGTCGCCCCGCCGCCGGACGCGAACGTCGTCGACAAGATCGATCACGTCGCCTACTATATGGACGGCGGCTACCGCGGCGAACTCGAACGCGCCGCCGACCTCCTCAGAGAGCGCGGCATCGAGTTCGTCGGCGGCCCCGCCCGCCACGGTGTCAGTCAGGCTCACTTCAACTACTACGTCGAGCCGTCGGGGAACAAAATCGAGATCTTCGCCGGCGGCTACCTCATCTTCGATCCGGAGTGGGAGACGGTCACCTGGACCGCCGAGGACGGATCGGACAGCTTCGTCTGGTGGGGCGGCAAGGCCGGCCAGCACGCCCGGCGACAGTACGACTACGTGCCGACCGACGAGACCGACTGGTCCGACGAGGGCGCACACCACATCCGCGACCGATACAAGTCACAGGACCCCGAGAACGCCGACTAA
- a CDS encoding VOC family protein yields the protein MAELAKLGHIAFETPDLEESLWFFRDLMGMKVVERDDDTAYLCALRDYEHHTMSLTEGERGAVDHIGFRAKNPESVEEYYDRFEELGRDVWWTEDGHEAGIGDSIMFESESGHRFEIYYEMEKPDIDGEQRSNIPMRRYSPEYANRVYPQRIDHTHVQDGNPEATSRLFEEEFGMGLNEVFKSEDGTTWGWWHATTPLPHDIAVHRLEEDATEFHHIAYHLDHLQDLWDAADILSENNVEIDGGPGKHAITNANYLYVNDPASGIRLELFAGPGYLNFEPDWETVVWQEDIGSESDHQWFGTQYSLGGIPYTDR from the coding sequence ATGGCAGAACTTGCCAAACTCGGACACATAGCCTTCGAGACGCCCGATCTCGAGGAGTCGCTTTGGTTCTTCCGGGATCTGATGGGCATGAAGGTCGTCGAGCGCGACGACGACACCGCGTATCTCTGTGCGCTCCGAGACTACGAGCACCACACGATGAGCCTCACGGAGGGTGAGAGAGGCGCGGTCGATCACATCGGATTCCGCGCCAAAAACCCCGAGTCCGTCGAGGAGTACTACGACCGGTTCGAGGAACTCGGTCGGGACGTCTGGTGGACCGAGGACGGACACGAGGCCGGCATCGGCGACTCGATCATGTTCGAGTCGGAGTCCGGACACCGCTTCGAGATCTACTACGAGATGGAGAAGCCGGACATCGACGGCGAGCAGCGCTCGAACATCCCGATGCGTCGGTACAGCCCCGAGTACGCGAACCGAGTGTACCCCCAGCGCATCGACCACACGCACGTGCAGGACGGCAACCCCGAGGCGACCTCCCGGCTCTTCGAGGAGGAGTTCGGAATGGGTCTCAACGAGGTCTTCAAATCCGAGGACGGCACGACGTGGGGCTGGTGGCACGCGACGACGCCGCTGCCGCACGACATCGCCGTCCATAGACTCGAAGAGGACGCGACCGAGTTCCACCACATCGCCTACCACCTCGATCACCTCCAGGACCTCTGGGACGCCGCCGACATCCTCTCGGAGAACAACGTCGAGATCGACGGCGGCCCGGGCAAGCACGCCATCACGAACGCGAACTACCTCTACGTGAACGACCCCGCCAGCGGCATCCGACTCGAACTGTTCGCCGGCCCCGGCTACCTCAACTTCGAACCCGACTGGGAGACGGTCGTCTGGCAGGAGGACATCGGCTCCGAGTCCGATCACCAGTGGTTCGGGACGCAGTACAGCCTCGGCGGCATCCCGTACACGGACCGTTAG
- a CDS encoding 2-keto-4-pentenoate hydratase, with the protein MAVSDDTREELADALYDALRTQEPIDRLTAEHDLTMADAYDIQTRFIDRRLDDGAEIVGHKIGLTSDGIQEQLGVDEPDYGRLLDTMFVEGREIPGEDLIAPRIEPEIGFIIEEPLDPPVTYLDVLDATGSVLPVVEVIDSRVRDWDIRIEDTIADNASSALYVAGEQTSLADTDLSLEGVKLYKNGTLESSGVGAAVLDHPARSVAWLANTLSDLDERIEAGHVVLSGSLTPAVDLAPGDVVSVEFTSIGTVNARLAEE; encoded by the coding sequence ATGGCAGTCTCAGACGACACGCGCGAGGAATTGGCCGACGCGCTCTACGACGCGCTGCGGACGCAGGAACCGATCGATCGGCTCACCGCCGAGCACGACCTGACGATGGCGGACGCCTACGACATCCAGACGCGCTTCATCGACCGCCGCCTCGACGACGGCGCGGAGATCGTCGGCCACAAGATCGGACTTACAAGTGATGGAATCCAGGAGCAACTCGGCGTCGACGAACCCGACTACGGCCGGCTGCTGGACACGATGTTCGTCGAGGGGAGAGAGATTCCCGGCGAGGACCTGATCGCCCCGCGGATCGAACCCGAGATCGGCTTTATCATAGAGGAACCGCTCGACCCGCCGGTGACGTACCTCGACGTCCTCGACGCGACGGGCTCTGTGCTCCCCGTCGTCGAGGTCATCGACAGCCGCGTCCGCGACTGGGACATCCGAATCGAAGACACCATCGCCGACAACGCCTCCTCGGCGCTGTACGTCGCCGGCGAGCAGACGAGTCTCGCCGACACCGACCTCTCTCTGGAGGGCGTCAAACTCTACAAGAACGGCACGCTCGAATCCTCCGGCGTCGGCGCGGCGGTCCTCGATCACCCCGCGCGGTCGGTCGCGTGGCTCGCGAACACGCTGTCGGACCTCGACGAGCGGATCGAAGCGGGGCACGTCGTCCTGAGCGGGTCGCTGACGCCCGCGGTCGATCTCGCGCCCGGCGACGTCGTCTCCGTCGAGTTCACCTCGATCGGGACGGTCAACGCCCGACTTGCCGAGGAGTAG
- a CDS encoding VOC family protein — protein MDVIHSAIWVSDVEQTLDFYVGELGLEKTNDFVGGDDARNVYVRGESETEIQFKHKPDHDLGEPTTRRFDHLALEVDDTDALVERLTEETESELLRGPLDSTGVSARIAFVTDPDGHVIELIEPREDL, from the coding sequence ATGGACGTGATCCACAGCGCGATCTGGGTGTCGGACGTCGAGCAGACCCTCGACTTCTACGTCGGAGAACTCGGATTAGAGAAGACGAACGACTTCGTCGGCGGCGACGACGCCCGGAACGTCTACGTGCGCGGCGAGAGCGAGACGGAGATCCAGTTCAAGCACAAGCCCGACCACGACCTCGGAGAGCCCACGACCCGGCGGTTCGACCACCTGGCGCTGGAGGTCGACGACACCGACGCGCTGGTCGAACGCCTCACTGAGGAGACCGAGAGCGAACTCCTCCGCGGTCCCCTCGACTCGACCGGCGTGAGCGCGCGGATCGCCTTCGTCACCGACCCTGACGGCCACGTGATCGAGCTGATCGAACCGCGCGAAGACCTCTGA
- the dmpG gene encoding 4-hydroxy-2-oxovalerate aldolase encodes MTDADVRLVDMTLRDGMHAVDHQFTPAEMADVAAALDAAEMDVVEVSHGDGMGGSSINYGFSAATTEEYLDAVVPELTDTELSVLLLPGIGTVEELDMAIDRGADICRIATHVTEADISEDHFEKVKDRGLEANGLLMLSHMAEPERILKEAKLMEEYGADAVYLMDSAGALLPNDVRDRIRPLVDELSIDVGFHAHNNLGLGIGNTLAALEEGAVTTDGCLRGLGAGSGNAQIEVLVGVLEKAGYDINPDFFGVMDAAEDVLVPMIDDDEMPELDNDSLMLGYAGVYSSFLRHTRRAGEKYDIDPREILVELGEMEVVGGQEDLITDVASRLAEEKESGAAAEAASDDD; translated from the coding sequence ATGACTGACGCGGACGTCCGGCTGGTCGACATGACGCTCCGCGACGGGATGCACGCCGTCGACCACCAGTTCACGCCCGCGGAGATGGCCGACGTCGCGGCCGCGCTCGACGCCGCGGAGATGGACGTCGTCGAGGTCTCCCACGGCGACGGGATGGGCGGCTCGTCGATCAACTACGGCTTCTCCGCGGCCACGACCGAGGAGTACCTCGACGCCGTCGTCCCCGAACTCACGGACACGGAGCTCTCGGTACTCCTGCTCCCGGGCATCGGCACGGTCGAGGAACTGGACATGGCCATCGACCGCGGGGCGGACATCTGCCGGATCGCGACGCACGTCACCGAGGCGGACATCTCCGAGGACCACTTCGAGAAGGTGAAAGACCGCGGTCTGGAGGCGAACGGCCTGCTGATGCTCTCGCACATGGCCGAGCCCGAGCGGATTCTGAAGGAGGCGAAACTGATGGAGGAGTACGGCGCCGACGCCGTCTACCTGATGGACTCCGCGGGCGCGCTGCTGCCGAACGACGTCCGCGACCGAATCCGCCCGCTCGTCGACGAGCTCTCGATCGACGTGGGCTTTCACGCGCACAACAACCTCGGTCTCGGCATCGGCAACACGCTCGCCGCGCTCGAAGAGGGCGCGGTGACGACCGACGGCTGCCTCCGCGGCCTCGGTGCCGGGTCGGGCAACGCGCAGATCGAGGTGCTCGTCGGCGTCTTAGAGAAGGCCGGCTACGACATCAACCCCGACTTCTTCGGCGTGATGGACGCCGCCGAGGACGTCCTCGTGCCGATGATCGACGACGACGAGATGCCCGAACTCGACAACGACTCGCTGATGCTCGGCTACGCCGGCGTCTACTCCTCGTTCCTCCGGCACACCCGGCGCGCCGGCGAGAAGTACGACATCGACCCCCGCGAGATCCTGGTCGAACTCGGCGAGATGGAGGTCGTCGGCGGGCAGGAGGACCTGATCACCGACGTCGCCTCGCGGCTCGCCGAGGAGAAGGAGTCCGGCGCGGCCGCGGAAGCCGCCTCCGACGACGACTGA
- a CDS encoding acetaldehyde dehydrogenase (acetylating), producing MSLDAAIVGPGNIGTDLMYKILDRGEEIDLRRMIGIFPVEESEGLQAAVDEGVGVGTDGIDSVKEYADEIDVVFEATSAGIHEQHAPVYEDLGIFAVDLTPAAIGPYTVPVVNVDDVVESGHENINMVTCGGQATIPLVHAVDRVADVEYAEMLSHIASKSAGPGTRQNIDKFTQTTAAGLEEVGGADEGKAIITLNPAEPPIMMRNTVYTMVHEETDVDEVKDSVSRIESEVREYVPGYDVTLEPTVKDQDEVAFDLEDKIILTTMLEVEGEGQHLPPYAGNLDIMTSAALGAAERVAQHAVDADAIGGVSDD from the coding sequence ATGTCGTTAGATGCGGCGATCGTCGGTCCGGGTAACATCGGAACCGACCTGATGTACAAGATACTCGACAGGGGGGAGGAGATCGACCTCCGGCGGATGATCGGCATCTTCCCGGTTGAGGAGAGCGAGGGGCTCCAGGCCGCCGTCGACGAGGGAGTCGGCGTCGGCACCGACGGCATCGACAGCGTGAAGGAGTACGCCGACGAGATCGACGTCGTCTTCGAGGCCACCAGCGCGGGCATCCACGAACAGCACGCGCCGGTCTACGAGGACCTCGGCATTTTCGCGGTCGACCTCACGCCGGCGGCGATCGGCCCCTACACCGTCCCGGTCGTCAACGTCGACGACGTCGTCGAGAGCGGCCACGAGAACATCAATATGGTCACCTGCGGCGGGCAGGCGACGATCCCGCTCGTCCACGCGGTCGACCGCGTCGCGGACGTCGAATACGCGGAGATGCTCTCGCACATCGCCTCGAAGAGCGCCGGTCCGGGGACCAGACAGAACATCGACAAGTTCACGCAGACGACGGCGGCCGGCCTCGAGGAGGTCGGCGGCGCCGACGAGGGGAAGGCGATCATCACGCTGAACCCGGCGGAGCCGCCGATTATGATGCGGAACACCGTCTACACGATGGTCCACGAGGAGACGGACGTCGACGAGGTCAAAGACTCCGTCTCGCGGATCGAATCGGAGGTTCGCGAGTACGTCCCCGGCTACGACGTCACGCTCGAACCGACCGTGAAGGACCAAGACGAGGTCGCGTTCGACCTCGAAGACAAGATCATCCTCACGACGATGCTCGAAGTCGAGGGGGAGGGCCAGCACCTCCCGCCGTACGCGGGCAACCTAGACATTATGACAAGCGCAGCACTCGGAGCGGCCGAACGGGTGGCACAGCACGCGGTCGACGCCGACGCCATCGGGGGTGTCAGCGATGACTGA
- a CDS encoding aldehyde dehydrogenase family protein gives MQEAERDQEISIDAPWGGLYIDGEWETPEGRDRIDVRNPTTQESITEVPAATEADVDRAFEAATRAQQEWKETTPDERAAVVRRTADLIDEYEEEIREILAVETGAAKPRQDIEHGGTVTFVHDAASFAFRSSGGHNQSKIPGKENIIRKEPVGVVGVISPWNVPMKLSIRAVAPAIALGNSVVLKPAQESTISGGLLLARLFEKAGLPDGVLNVVPGRGSVAGDRTAAHPDCDVVAFTGSTGAGRLVGENAIEHFAFPALELGGNNPHVVLEDADLDQAVDAGVFGSFWNQGQVCISINRHLVHESLYDEYAERLAERASELKIGDPTDDDVVIGPIINESQRDEMLDYIERTVEEGGTLLTGGGSDGLFVEPTVITDVTNDMAAACNEHFGPVAPIIPFGDDEEAIELANATEYGLAGSVHSADRGHARDVADQIDVGMMHVNDQPVNVEPHVPFGGVKESGLGRYNGEWIIDEFTETKWTSVQREPREYLF, from the coding sequence ATGCAAGAAGCCGAACGCGATCAGGAGATCTCGATCGACGCCCCCTGGGGCGGGCTCTACATCGACGGCGAGTGGGAGACGCCCGAGGGGCGAGACCGGATCGACGTCCGCAACCCGACGACGCAGGAGTCGATCACCGAGGTACCGGCGGCGACGGAGGCCGACGTCGACCGCGCGTTCGAGGCGGCCACGCGCGCACAGCAGGAGTGGAAGGAAACCACACCCGACGAGCGCGCCGCGGTCGTCCGCCGAACGGCCGATCTGATCGACGAGTACGAGGAAGAGATCCGAGAGATCCTCGCCGTCGAGACCGGGGCCGCCAAGCCCCGCCAGGACATCGAACACGGCGGGACCGTGACGTTCGTCCACGACGCCGCGTCCTTCGCGTTCCGCTCCTCCGGCGGCCACAACCAGTCGAAGATCCCCGGCAAGGAGAACATCATCCGGAAGGAGCCCGTCGGCGTCGTCGGCGTGATCTCGCCGTGGAACGTCCCGATGAAGCTCTCGATCCGCGCGGTCGCGCCCGCCATCGCGCTCGGCAACAGCGTCGTGCTCAAGCCCGCCCAGGAGTCGACCATCTCCGGCGGCCTCCTCCTGGCCCGGCTCTTCGAGAAGGCCGGCCTGCCCGACGGCGTGCTCAACGTCGTCCCCGGACGTGGCTCCGTCGCGGGCGACCGCACGGCGGCACACCCCGACTGCGACGTCGTCGCGTTCACCGGGTCGACCGGCGCGGGACGGCTCGTCGGCGAGAACGCGATCGAGCACTTCGCGTTCCCCGCCCTGGAACTCGGCGGCAACAACCCCCACGTCGTCCTCGAAGACGCGGACCTCGATCAGGCCGTCGACGCCGGCGTCTTCGGATCGTTCTGGAACCAGGGACAGGTCTGCATCTCGATCAACCGCCACCTCGTCCACGAGTCGCTGTACGACGAGTACGCCGAACGGCTGGCCGAGCGCGCCTCGGAGCTGAAGATCGGCGACCCCACCGACGACGACGTCGTGATCGGGCCGATCATCAACGAGTCCCAGCGCGACGAGATGCTCGACTACATCGAGCGCACCGTCGAGGAGGGCGGCACGCTCCTCACCGGCGGCGGCTCCGACGGCCTGTTCGTCGAACCGACGGTCATCACCGACGTCACGAACGACATGGCCGCGGCGTGCAACGAGCACTTCGGCCCCGTCGCGCCGATCATCCCGTTCGGGGACGACGAGGAGGCGATCGAACTCGCGAACGCCACCGAGTACGGCCTCGCCGGATCGGTTCACTCCGCGGACCGCGGGCACGCCCGCGACGTCGCCGATCAGATCGACGTCGGGATGATGCACGTCAACGACCAGCCGGTCAACGTCGAGCCGCACGTGCCGTTCGGCGGCGTGAAGGAGTCCGGTCTCGGCCGCTACAACGGCGAGTGGATCATCGACGAGTTCACCGAGACGAAGTGGACGTCGGTCCAGCGCGAGCCCCGGGAGTACCTCTTCTGA
- a CDS encoding 2-keto-4-pentenoate hydratase: MPLSQDEVDDLATKLYEAYDEKEPIAPLTDDVEFSTEDAYRIQFEVFDRLSAGGRDDVVGHKLGLVSEAKQEQLGIPEPIFGYVAHETVLENEPIPTEEMIAPRIEAEIGFVLDEDLTAPVSTMDVLTATRAVVPVVEILESRYQGWAIPSAQDVIADLTSAGKVVVGEQYRDVTDVDLKMESVAVSVNGDVEATGIGGDIMGNPARPVAWLADRLADVDDGLREGELVMSGGISAAIDIEPGDVYTVEFANLGSMEIRAE; the protein is encoded by the coding sequence ATGCCACTCAGCCAGGACGAGGTCGACGACCTCGCGACGAAACTCTACGAGGCCTACGACGAGAAGGAGCCGATCGCGCCGCTGACCGACGACGTCGAGTTCTCCACCGAGGACGCCTACCGCATCCAGTTCGAGGTGTTCGACCGACTCAGCGCGGGCGGCCGCGACGACGTCGTCGGCCACAAACTCGGCCTCGTCAGCGAGGCGAAACAGGAGCAACTGGGGATTCCGGAGCCGATCTTCGGGTACGTCGCCCACGAGACGGTGCTGGAGAACGAGCCGATTCCGACCGAGGAGATGATCGCCCCGCGGATCGAGGCCGAGATCGGGTTCGTCCTCGACGAAGACCTCACGGCCCCGGTCTCGACGATGGACGTCCTCACGGCGACGCGGGCGGTCGTCCCCGTCGTCGAGATCCTCGAGAGCCGATACCAGGGCTGGGCGATCCCCTCCGCGCAGGACGTCATCGCGGATCTCACCTCCGCCGGCAAGGTCGTCGTCGGCGAGCAGTACCGCGACGTGACGGACGTCGACCTGAAGATGGAGAGCGTCGCCGTCTCGGTGAACGGCGACGTCGAGGCCACCGGCATCGGCGGCGACATTATGGGCAATCCCGCCCGACCCGTCGCCTGGCTCGCGGACCGACTGGCCGACGTCGACGACGGTCTCCGCGAGGGCGAACTCGTGATGAGCGGCGGGATCTCCGCCGCGATCGACATCGAACCCGGCGACGTCTACACCGTCGAGTTCGCGAACCTCGGCTCGATGGAAATCCGCGCCGAGTAA
- a CDS encoding amidohydrolase family protein — protein sequence MPEIVDGYTHVLTERFFEDLTDKFGFQGLSGRPEFLWDHDQRKQDMADYGVDKQVITLALPTMFQGMDHDLALDITRLANDEIRRLADEHPDDFIPVGTIPTVSEEFLAEFDRCVDDLDMAGVQIFSNVDGRPLDDDRFWPLFERAEATDTPLWMHPQLWEWYDWASEYMEHRLFGWPFDTTLALSRLVFGGVMEEYPDLQIVSHHGGGMVPFYGRRIEMFYQQRMAYPENYQGYHEHAAELSRPAEEYFKKFNADTAVSGSTPALECAESFFDAGNVVFGTDYPFSPERGRQTVEYTIDAVDRMDVDDDTREDIFADNLYDLIS from the coding sequence ATGCCGGAAATCGTCGACGGCTACACGCACGTACTGACCGAGCGGTTCTTCGAGGACCTCACGGACAAGTTCGGCTTCCAGGGGCTCTCGGGTCGCCCGGAATTCCTCTGGGACCACGACCAGCGGAAACAGGACATGGCCGACTACGGCGTCGACAAACAGGTCATCACGCTCGCGCTGCCGACGATGTTCCAGGGGATGGACCACGACCTCGCGCTGGACATCACGCGGTTAGCCAACGACGAGATCCGACGGCTCGCCGACGAGCACCCCGACGATTTCATCCCCGTCGGAACGATTCCGACGGTGAGCGAGGAGTTCCTCGCGGAGTTCGACCGCTGCGTCGACGACCTGGACATGGCCGGCGTCCAGATCTTCTCGAACGTCGACGGGAGGCCACTCGACGACGATCGCTTCTGGCCGCTCTTCGAGCGCGCGGAGGCGACCGACACGCCGCTTTGGATGCACCCCCAGCTCTGGGAGTGGTACGACTGGGCCTCCGAGTACATGGAACACCGGCTCTTCGGGTGGCCGTTCGACACGACGCTCGCCCTCTCGCGGCTGGTCTTCGGCGGCGTGATGGAGGAGTACCCCGACCTCCAGATCGTCTCCCACCACGGCGGCGGGATGGTCCCGTTCTACGGCCGCCGGATCGAGATGTTCTACCAGCAGCGGATGGCCTACCCCGAGAACTACCAGGGGTACCACGAGCACGCCGCCGAACTGTCGAGGCCCGCCGAGGAGTACTTCAAGAAGTTCAACGCGGACACGGCGGTCTCGGGGTCGACGCCGGCGCTCGAATGTGCGGAGTCCTTCTTCGACGCCGGCAACGTCGTCTTCGGGACCGACTACCCCTTCAGTCCCGAGCGCGGTCGCCAAACGGTCGAATACACCATCGACGCCGTCGACCGGATGGACGTCGACGACGACACGCGCGAGGACATCTTCGCAGACAATCTCTACGACCTGATCTCGTAG
- a CDS encoding IclR family transcriptional regulator — MNKKANHPVRTSEKTLRLIETLDTDDGFRLSELEDRLEMSKSGIHNHLSTLREHGYVTKDGDEYTLSLKFLSLGGHVRSRSPLYQYGRSKIDQLASDTGMLANLATEEGGRAVYLYQSRGSYAVHLDTHVGYRLRLHNIGIGKAILASLPRDRVDAIVDEWGLPEATENTITDREELFEELETIRERGYATDDEERTEGLTCIGAPVKLGGDVLGAISISAPTKRLGNAGFDDDITAEVESTAHELALDIKYARQ, encoded by the coding sequence ATGAACAAAAAGGCGAACCACCCCGTCCGAACGAGTGAAAAGACACTGAGGCTGATCGAGACGCTCGACACCGACGACGGGTTTCGACTCAGCGAACTCGAAGACCGCCTGGAGATGAGCAAGAGCGGGATCCACAACCATCTCAGCACGCTTCGGGAACACGGGTACGTCACGAAAGACGGCGACGAGTACACTCTCAGCCTGAAGTTTCTCTCTCTCGGAGGGCACGTTCGAAGTCGGTCGCCGCTGTATCAGTACGGCCGTTCGAAGATCGATCAACTGGCGAGCGACACCGGGATGCTCGCGAACCTCGCGACCGAGGAGGGGGGGCGGGCCGTCTATCTGTACCAGTCCCGGGGGAGTTACGCCGTCCACCTCGACACCCACGTGGGGTATCGGCTCCGACTGCACAACATCGGAATCGGGAAGGCCATCCTCGCTTCGCTCCCCCGCGACCGGGTCGACGCCATCGTCGACGAGTGGGGGCTACCGGAGGCGACGGAGAACACGATCACCGACCGCGAGGAACTGTTCGAGGAGCTGGAGACGATCCGCGAACGGGGGTATGCGACCGACGACGAGGAACGAACCGAGGGGCTCACCTGCATCGGCGCGCCGGTCAAACTCGGCGGCGACGTCCTCGGGGCGATCAGCATCTCCGCGCCCACGAAGCGGCTCGGGAACGCCGGGTTCGACGACGACATCACCGCGGAAGTGGAGAGCACCGCTCACGAACTCGCTCTCGACATCAAGTACGCCAGGCAGTGA
- the pyrB gene encoding aspartate carbamoyltransferase — MRQDHLISATQLSRPDIEAVLDRAAEIDADPSALQGRHDGAILGLCFFEPSTRTRMSFDTAMKRLGGRTIDMGSVESSSVKKGETLADTMRVLEGYADALVLRHPSEGSAKMATEFVDVPLVNAGDGAGQHPTQTLLDLYTMRQNAGLDDVTVGIMGDLKYGRTVHSLAAALTNFDTRQHFISPESLRLPRSVRYDLHESGAQVREHTALEEVLSELDILYVTRIQRERFPDENEYLKVAGEYQIDAADLEAAKDSLTVMHPLPRVDEIAPDVDQTEYATYFEQAHNGVPVRMALLDMLLSEEGDR; from the coding sequence ATGCGTCAGGACCACCTCATCTCCGCGACGCAACTGTCGCGGCCCGACATCGAGGCGGTGCTCGACCGCGCGGCGGAGATCGACGCCGACCCGAGCGCCCTCCAGGGGCGACACGACGGTGCGATCCTCGGCCTCTGCTTCTTCGAGCCGAGCACCCGAACGCGGATGAGTTTCGACACCGCGATGAAACGACTGGGCGGCCGCACGATCGATATGGGATCGGTCGAGTCCTCGTCGGTGAAGAAGGGCGAGACGCTGGCGGACACGATGCGCGTCCTCGAGGGCTACGCCGACGCGCTCGTCCTCAGACACCCCTCCGAGGGCTCGGCGAAGATGGCCACGGAGTTCGTCGACGTCCCGCTTGTCAACGCCGGCGACGGCGCGGGCCAGCACCCAACGCAGACGCTGCTGGATCTCTACACGATGCGGCAGAACGCCGGCCTCGACGACGTCACGGTCGGGATCATGGGCGATTTGAAATACGGGCGCACGGTGCACTCGCTGGCCGCCGCGCTGACGAACTTCGATACCCGCCAGCACTTCATCAGCCCCGAGAGCCTCAGGCTGCCGCGGAGCGTCCGCTACGACCTCCACGAGTCGGGCGCGCAGGTGCGAGAACACACCGCGCTGGAGGAGGTGCTCTCGGAACTGGACATCCTCTACGTCACCCGCATCCAGCGGGAGCGCTTCCCCGACGAGAACGAGTACCTGAAGGTCGCGGGGGAGTACCAGATCGACGCCGCGGATCTGGAGGCCGCGAAGGACTCGCTGACGGTGATGCACCCGCTGCCCCGCGTCGACGAGATCGCGCCGGACGTCGATCAGACCGAGTACGCGACGTACTTCGAGCAGGCCCACAACGGCGTCCCCGTTCGGATGGCGCTTCTCGATATGTTGCTTTCGGAGGAGGGTGACCGATGA
- the pyrI gene encoding aspartate carbamoyltransferase regulatory subunit, whose translation MSDTDRELRVSKIRNGTVIDHLAAGQALNVLALLGIDGSGGESVSVGMNVPSDKLAKKDIVKVEDRELSQSEVDVLAVIAPEATINIVREYDVVEKKRIDRPESVDGVLSCPNRNCITNDDEPIRTRFAVLDDALRCDYCGEIVREDEVATHLDVA comes from the coding sequence ATGAGCGACACCGACCGCGAACTCCGCGTCTCGAAGATCCGAAACGGCACCGTCATCGACCACCTCGCCGCCGGACAGGCGCTGAACGTCCTCGCGCTCCTGGGCATCGACGGCTCCGGGGGCGAGAGCGTCTCCGTCGGGATGAACGTCCCGTCGGACAAACTCGCGAAAAAGGACATCGTGAAGGTCGAGGACAGGGAGTTGAGCCAGTCGGAGGTGGACGTGCTCGCGGTGATCGCCCCGGAGGCGACGATCAACATCGTCCGGGAGTACGACGTCGTCGAGAAGAAGCGGATCGACCGTCCCGAGTCGGTCGACGGCGTCCTCTCGTGTCCGAACCGGAACTGCATCACCAACGACGACGAACCGATCCGGACGCGCTTTGCGGTCCTCGACGACGCGCTCCGCTGTGATTACTGCGGCGAGATCGTCCGCGAGGACGAGGTCGCGACGCACCTGGACGTCGCCTGA